In the Arachis ipaensis cultivar K30076 chromosome B04, Araip1.1, whole genome shotgun sequence genome, tttgggttttggaATCAATATGCTTGTTCCAGAGCTGGAGTCCCTACTATACAAGGCCAATTGGCCTTTTCTTTCTGGACTGTAATTATTTTCTAGAAACAGTCCCTCTGGAAGTTTGAATGCCAGGGACATTTCATTGGCTTCTTGAGTCGAGCTCATGGGAATCTCTTGAAGGATGACATGGTAAATTTGCCAAACAATTTACTAGCCAGGGATTGTGACTGAGCCAAACATATATTGAGCCATCTATACTTCCCTTCTTGGGTAGGGATGTCCCATTTAGTGCGGTCAGCAACTGGTAGGCGCATAGGTCATACCTTCCTCTTTGTTTTATATCTGAATCTTCCTTTTGCTCTTCTCCATTCTATTGAGCACCCAAACAGCTTTCATTGTGGCCCTTTAGTCCCATCCATAATATCCAATTGATATCTACCCACTTGATCTTTCTATGTGCATCTCGACACATTTGTAGCATGATAACCTAACCCTTTGGTTTCTATCTCACCTTTTGTGCTTACATCATGCTAGTGTAGTGTCGGCTGCCATGTTATGCGCCCCTTATAAGTTATAATCTGCTGTTCTGGTCATGCAGGGCGACCTTTGACTATGAAAAGAAATTATACAATGATCACCTCGAATCACTTCAGGTCATGGAAAAGAACTATGTTTCCATGACTAGGGAAGTGGAAAAACTCCGAGCAGAGCTTACAAATACTGCTAATGTTGATCGAAGAAGCAGTATGTATCTCCTTTTGTTACCTGTTTTCTACATTGGAACCCTTTGTCTTCAATTTTTCAAGATTGTGGATTGATCATGGTATGTAATAAAATTTAGGTGGGCCATATGGTGGCACCTCTGGAACTAATGAGAGTGAGCCTTCTACTTTTCCTGTGGGACAAAATGCATACGAAGATGGTTATGCTGTTATGCAGGTGTGTGATGCACCATGTGCTACATTGTTTTTAAGTTTCTCGTGGGAGTTCAGCATTCAGATCCATTATCTAATATTATTAACTTCTATATTATTTTTGATAAAATTTAATCTTTGAActtttttcttcatgttttcatGTTTTTAAGTTGATACTTTGTTAGCCTTAAATATAGTATCTAGGTAGAAAGTAGAATGAATTAATTGTATTTAGAACTATCTGCCTCTGTTGTCAAGGAGTCATGATATGTTTTGCTTGCATTGTTATGCTTCCAACCTGTTGCAGGTTTTATAAATGATTAAATTCTTAGCAGTTGTTTGTGTTTTAGTGGTATAATATGGAGTATGCCTGAATTGGACATATTTTGATCTTACTTCTGCAATGAATTGTTACTCATAATTGGCGTTGGGATAGCACTGATTTTACATTTAACACTAGTCTTTTTATAACCTTGATAAAGACTTCTTCAAAATCTGTTGAAGTAGCATGTCTGTGTTACGTGATTTGCATAATAGCAATATTTAGAAGTATTTCATTTATTTATAGATAAAAAATCGGACTGATTCAATAGTAACACAGATGGGTAAGATGCTTTGTGTGTGTAACTGCTATGTAATTGTGCTTTTCTTATAATATAGTGAAAGAAATACAGTTTAACAGTAGAAAATGAGAAGAATTTGAATGTGTGGTTGATGACTGAATGCTTGCTCAGAATGTATGAAGATCTATAGAGGGTAGTAGTTGTATATTAGCAGCAAGGATACGTAGAAATTTTTTTCAGAGATTTTGATGTTAGTGATATCAATGTGAACATATGAGGTGTTGTTTGATAATTTGATACATGTAGCTAAGCCCTTCTAGTAGTACAAATCTCTTTGTTGTTGATAATTGGAGTTACCAATTAGAAAGGTTCGTTTGTTGGATTGATTCATTCTGATTATAAGTTCAAGTAAGATGCTGATTTTATTCCAGTGACTATAATTATATTGTTTTTCTGATCATATATATTAATGCTCTATCCGACTGGATGGTTAATAGGGACGTGGTCCTATCCCTGGGGCTGGTGGTGCTGTTGCCGCCGCTGCTGCTGCTACTGCTGGTGCTCAACCGGGTCCAGTTTCTGCAGGGGCTGTTTATGATGCTTCCAGAGGAGGACCTGGCTACAACACATCTTCAGGGCCAACTTATGATCCGCAGAGATTGACTGGATATGATGCATTTAGAGGAACCACTTATGATTCAAAGAGAGGACAGGTTTTTGATCCCCAAAGAACTGGTTACGATCCGCAGAGAGCACTTGCTTATGATCCATCGAGGACAGCCGGCTATGATGCACAGTCAAGGGGTGTTGCTGGCCCACATGGACATGCTCCAGCAGCAAACAATATGCCTTACGGATCTGCAACACCACCCACTCGAGGTGGAGCTGGATACGAGGCACAGCCTCGCGGGGTAAACCCTGCTGTTAGGCGATGACCTTGAGATGCCACATGCCTCTCGTAACGAGATGTTGCCCCGTTATGCATGGTTGGAAGATTTATGAGCAACTTTGGGGGAAAATCGATGAATATTGTCTAGTGTTTCCTGAGTTGTATGCCTCATCTTTCTTATGTATAATGTGCAATCTACCAAAGAATGAAAAAATGCAGGTCNNNNNNNNNNNNNNNNNNNNNNNNNNNNNNNNNNNNNNNNNNNNNNNNNNNNNNNNNNNNNNNNNNNNNNNNNNNNNNNNacccccccccccccccttttttttttttttttttggaaaaggaAAATATACTCTAACTGGTAATTTAAAACAACCCATGCCATTCTTTTCTTGCCAGAGTTTAAGTTGATGCATCCACGTTCAGATTCAAATAATTTTTAGTTACTACTATTGTATCAGGTGCAACACATAAGTGTATGAGAGATAGGGAGTTTGTATATTGAGAATAGTTATGTGATCATTCTTCCTGAATATTCTATTCTATGGCTGCAATGTCTCTAACAACATGAAAAACATAACAAAGAAAAGTATCTTGTACTAGTGTTAGTTTATAGTGTTACTATACTCAACAATCATATTCCTAAtgctttgaaaaagataaaggaGGTCATACATATAACTGTTGTACGATGTGTAGAAGCACTGCTGCTTATTTCATTCATTTTGCGAAGGGCTGTCATCCATGCATATGGTGACTTCTAGCCTGGGGCTGGCAGAATCAGCCTCATGGGGGAGGCTGGTACGGAGTAGATTGTTGTCCACTACCAAAGTGTTGCACGTGTAATCTGTATATTCTTGGTTTTGGGCTTTACGGAGTAAACCTTTCGGCTTTTATtggtttcttttttatttcttttttaatataGGCCTTTTGATGCAGGCCTTGGGTTTTTATAAGCCCTCTTAATCCAACTTCGTTGTTTTTGatgccccttcttcttcttctccttcttctcattCTCTCAAAAGTCTTGTTGACTCTACTGCCCACAATGGCAGTATTATCCAAGAGAGAGACGTCGAAAGCTTCGATCTTTGGAACACCGACAGCCGAGGCTTCTCCACAAGTTGCCAATGAAGTTGAAGGAAGCAACAAGGGAAATGGCTCAGGGGGTTTGGCCagtaagaaaaagaataagaagagGAAGGTAAAGGACGATGCTGATGTGGCAACTGAAGCTCCCAATGATGCTGAGAAATCAacgaacaagaaaaagaaacagaagctgtagaagaagaaaaaagaagaccaaAACAGTAGAACAACACAGTTCCCATCATGAAGGGGAAGTGCCACAAGCTACGTGTTGAATGACAGTAATAATAATACTAATGCTAAATTGCTAATAGCAGGTAATGTAACTTTTAGTACTTTTAATAACTAGTAAAAATATAATTACAGATTTTTATTTAACataattaaaatctaattataacTTTTTAAACTGTatgaattttattataattaatttattagtatttataaaattattatttgaaaaaataaaagtaaaaaaatttataCCAATAAAATTTATTGTAGAAGGTTAGTCGATAACAATGCAATGGTTGGATTTATTTTTAGTaatattgttgttattttttctttttttatttatttatgtatttatttttgtttctgtATCTGTTCGGTGATATTTTCAGGTAACATGGATGTGATAATCCACTTTATAATTTAGATATGGAAGGAGGAATGGTGTAGGACACAGTTATGGAATGTATGAGTGGTTTAGGCAGTTATGGTGTCAAGAGCAAATTAGACtctccgatttgtgtttaaaaaactACAAAAATTACATTACACAAATCGGATCGTCCGATTTgtattttaaacaattaaaaaaaaattaataatgaaATCGGATCATCCAATTTTTgtttccaaaataaaaaaattttaaaagtataaatcggaccctccgatttttCCTCCCACACAAATCCGATTTgtgttcataatttttttaacaaagaaaTCGGACAGTTCGATTTCTTCACTTTATGGTTCAGAAAAAATTATCCCACATTCATGTCTAGCACCACGCATCTCcataggaaaagtatagggtaccaatataCTATTTGCCAACTTAttaccaataataattaattattatattttaaatacatgtataaagagacacattcagaaaatatatctataaaaacACTTTCATTAGATACAgttatgaaaaaaatatttttattagacacatctacaaagacacttctattaaacaccgTTATAAAtcagagttggcagaagttggctgAAATGCTGTTGGTAACATAGCGGGATGCATAACATAATTAAATTTTGGAAAAGTATGGGGAACCAAGTGTATAATCAGCCAAGAATTGAACaactcaattaattataattattaataattaatttaaaattttttaaattcaaaatttaaataattagaaaCTGATTaattaaacctaattaaaaactaTAAAAACATTCTCCTTCTCTTCTATAGTAACCTGCACACCCCCAACAACGATACACACAGATTCTCTCTCTCAAAAGTTCTCCGCCAAAGAAGCAAAACCTGAAAGCTGAGAAAAAGGAGGAAGCTTTTTTATAAATCGGTTCTTCCAGTCAAAAATTTGACAATAGTGTTGTCTCATCGGACACCACTGAGATGGAGAAATCAAAGGCAAGGTCTGGCGGCGGCGGCGACGGAGGTGGAGGTGCTGTCAACGGTGGTGGTGGTGATCTGAACAGTGTATTCAATCAAGATAGAGGTACAAACACTATTGTGTCAGTCCCTAACGGTAATTACAAGACTCAGGTGGGTTAGATTTGAAATAGGTTTGATGGAAACGGTATTCAGGGTCAACAGATGGTGGTCAACAATGATGGGTATATTGGGATTAATGCTGTAAGGAATGGGGAGAACTGTGGTGAGAGTTATAAGAGGGAGATGAGGGATTTGGAGGAGCTTTTGTCAAAGTTGAACCCCATGGTTGAGGACTTTGTGCCGCCGTCGTTTGCCAACAGTCACGGTTACTTGGCTGGTCCTGGTGGTGCTACTGGTTTTGGATTCGCCAACAATTTTGCGATGCTGATGGAGGTGGTGCAGTTTTGCGAAAAGTACAATCTGGTTCAGTTTCAGGAGTTGTTCAAGGAAGAAGGAGTGGTGGAGCACGGGATGTTTTTGAACAATcgcaaaaatatataaaaaaaaacatccatttaatataaaaaaaaaatcctaatacttaacaaaagaaatgtCCAATtataggatttaaaaaaaatcatataattcttaaaaaaatagaaatatccACATCAGTCatgcaaaaaattcaaaaaatacattaaaaaacatctatttagtatgaaaaagaaacatcatAATGTttagcagaagaaacatccatGTATATCAACTTACCTTTGTTAAGATGGATTTCGAAATCGAATCCATTAAAAAGTTGACAGAAGTTGGCTGGACCTAGTTGGTTCCCTAGCAGAACTTTTAAATTTTACATAACTGTAATTTGATCCTTTTTCCCATGAATAAAACCATCCTCTTCCCAATCTCCATCCCCATTTTTATAAAACTAAaccactaatttttcaaaaagaggaaactaaaataaaatataagatgAGCATGCAATATAACTTTTTTGGGGATAGATAATATTTTGTAATTTGTACATAGTAAATACCCAAATTTGTATGCATATATGATTTATCTACTAAAAATTTTTCTAAAGAATGTCTCCTAGAAATTATCTTTTCTACCCATAAAATAGATTGGTCTGGACCGAATGAATTGATATGTGCGGAAAAGAGTCCTGCCATGCAATTTATGATCTTGTCAACTGGATTAGAAATgtgtttataaaaatatttgttgaaAATTATATCCAGAAAATGAGGGGTTTCCAAAGGTTTGTAATTGTGAACATTGCCATCAATATGACATCTTGACACATGCATGGTAATCTAAGCATATTTTCATTGGCAGCCACTTTTGTttcttaataattaatttaaaatagtaAAATTATACAAATTTTACCATTTTGCATTTCAAACTGATGAAAAAATATAAATAGGACAGCAaagaataaaaagagatgttaacTATTATACAAATGACAGCATTCTCAATTAAATTTTCAGCATTCCTATTTTAAGCTTttgtaatagaaaaataaaaacgaattgTGAAAATGTTGCATTTGTTCCTATTAGAAGTTGCTCCTGATCCCCATTTCAAACCTTGTAAATTTGAAGCATTGATTAGAGTGGTTCTAGATACTGCAAGAGAATCTCATGATCAATTATGCATTGTCAGATATTTATCTAAATGTACTTTAGTTTTTGCTTGAATTGTGTTCATTAAGATGTTGTTCCTGGTTTTTAGTGTTTATGATGAATTCACTTTGATGCTTAACTAAAGGTTTTTGCGGACACAATCTATAGATTCATGCAAGAATGTGATCAAGAAAAAATGAGAATATCTTTCACATTGAAACATGAAAAGTTGTCAGCTGAAGCTGTCACACATCTTAGTAGAAATCTGGCGTTTCCTTCAGAAACAAAACCAAgattaaatataaataaacaaaGCCGAATGAAAAGCCTGTTGTAAAAAAATGATCACTTGAAAAGCTTCTTTGATTCCATGTTTCTCAAAAGCTTCAAGAACATTATCGTTGATGTGAAAGAGGATGCTAAAAAGAGAACAATGTTATATGATGGTGATGAAGGAATACATAGTAGTGAGACCCAATTGGCAAGTCTAAACAAGACAAAGAATCATACTTTGAGTTTGAGTAATGCTGCTGTTTATTACTTGCCAAAACTATGTTCATAAGATtagcttaattttttatttgacacTCAAGTATATATTTTCAATCCATGTATAATATATTTGATATACGATATTATTTATTAAGAGTTGTTTGCTTGCTTGCTTGTGTTTAAATGAGAAACTTTTTACTTGGATGCAAAGCAATGAATTCATCATAAGTCTTGTGAAGTAGCCTTGTTATTGCACAATGCATGCAGCGTGGAGTAATGAAATAATGAAGGACTAAAAAGAAATGCTGATGGGATATTTTGTCACAAAGAAATATTTACCTGTATATTTTTTTCAAGCATATCCACCATTGAACATAATGGTTAATTCCTTGGTTGTTGGTGAAAAAAGAATATAGTATAGGACTGTAAAATCTGTATTAAGGTAGTGATGAAAAAGGCCTGAAATTTTTGGATATGTTCTTATACCCGCATGACCACCCTATTTTTACTAttggataaaaaaaaatctttgcaATTGATAAGGGTATTGATCTATTCTTCTAACCATCAACCACAAATCAAAACTCAGTTTGTAAACTCTGAATTACGAGAATTTATTGGCTCATTTGAGAGTTTGACAACCTTAATTAAGATTTTGAACTTGCATGCATGACTTTGATTTAAAATTCTAAGACATTTATTCAGGGGAGGGAAATGAAACTAACCCATAATAGGCTCACTGATTACAGAAAAGATGGGTATCCTTCCATACATAGAAAGGATTATAAACCATCAACAACAAATCATATATAAGGTTGTATTGAGTTAGTTATATATAGTTTGATTGAGTGACAAGATTGTGTATAGGCTTTTATATCTAGTTTCCTTCATACCCAAATTTCGAGCATTGTTACATATAATCCAATTATTGTTTAACAATTCGATGAAATAGGCAAAAAAAACTAGTATCAAATAACATAAATGGCAATAAGCAATTAACTATCTCAACTTAACACTATTAAAACTAGATACAGCAATCAAGTTAGTGAAGATTGATCCTCTTGAACTCTTTTATTCATAACTTGATAAAACAATTTGTATTACTCTACTGGTTTTCATAGAAGATTTGAAGTCCACCAACTTGGTCTTGTAGGAGAATACTGCGGAAGCTAGAATTCCAATAATATGATCAAGTTTAAAATGAAGCTCAAAGATAATGCTGATATGCATCATAGCAGATACATGACTTAATTAAACCAGTCTAGTTTCTCGTACACTATTTCACACTCTAGTTGTTTATCATGAGATTAATTTGACAAGTGGCAACTACCTAAAGGACAAATCAATTTTTGAGGTGTTAGATTGTCATTGGGATTTCGGATTGATCCATCGAACAATGCAACATAATCAAcaaatgttattatttttttttgtaagtaCTTAGTGAATAATAATTTACATCTATATTTATAGATGttttatacacaaaataataatataatttgtaCATATATTTACTAGAATTTTGTATACATGAATCAATACCGTTTTTACTTATATTTTTTAGAGTGTACACatataaattagtgaaatttatttgttaaaCATTTCTGATCTGTTGATCCATTTTCGGTTAAAAATGAGTCTTACAGCATaagtatagtttttttttttttgtcttgggCTAAGCCCTTCAACCCTACCCAAACCCaaatataattcttttttttgtttggtCTTGAAATATAGTTCATTTTTAAACTACAGCTAATCCTTTTTTTTGGTAACAACTACGGCTAATAATTTGGATGAAAACGTACATAGTCCAATTTGTAGTTGGGCTTAAGCTGATACCTCTAAATAAATAATAGACTCATAAAATAGGACTCTTAATAAAAGGTCATTGgtttatgacaaaaaaaaaaaagtgattggTTGAccctcaaaaataaataaatatgaataTAAATGGTTAGAATCAAGATTGTCCATTATTAATTGGGAAAAAAAATAGTAAACTCGATATATTTGTTACAACAGAAAACtactaacaaaaaaaaacaatgaaACTAAATGAAAATCCTTAGTATACTTAAAGTTGAAAAAAGATAAAATGagaattaaattattattgaatttgtaatttttattatgtttgattattattttaatttaaagattaataaaattttatttgttcATCTTATCAATTTCTTCACTTTAACAAGAGTGACAATATTTATTCTATCAAAATAATTAGGATCAGGCTGCAAAATGCTTTGGCTAAATCCAATTTGGTTTACAACTTTTAATATAGGCCCAATAGTAtatcaacaaaaaaataaaatgtaaaaataattgtcaatgtGTCAATTCTTCCTTTTTTATTCCACAATCACTTAACCAATAATTCATTCCAATACTATAAACAATAATTCTCATTTCATAAACATACCCCAATTACTAACTATAACTATAAATCCTCTAAATTAACTTCATAACTTATAACAATTATTTTTCGTCATGTTCGATTACTTACTGAAATTTATTCAACtgtattatttctttttttttttcacacaacgatttatataatattttatgtatatttattaaagaataatttaaatatacatatttttataattaaatatagagTACTCAAAANNNNNNNNNNNNNNNNNNNNNNNNNTAtgtcttttaaaataaaaaatatttaatataagtTTATAtcaaaaaaatgtatatatattcatgactaatagaaaaataatttgaaataacTTCTTTTCTACATagtatccaaaccctaaaaaaaatcAACGGTTGTGAGCGACTCTTCTGAAATCGGCAAGCTTCTTCCATCGACTGCAGCTAAACTACGTCGTCGAGATAAATCTAATTTTCTGGCCCCACCTCCCATGGATGCACCGGTTTCTTGAACTGTTCTTCCATGGTTATGGACCAAGTACTCGTTCGGTTTTGCCCTAACCAATGGACTCAAGCATAGCCTCCAGTTAAACACTCTCTTCTCTGCCTGTAACGCTCGCGACCGCTGCGCAAGTGCTGGCGCCGCCTGTTTTTGACCTTTCGGAGAGGTTTCACGAGAGATTTTGTTCTCCGTGGAAGACGACCGATCATGTTCGTCGATTTTGTTGTTGAAACCCTTCGATTCTCGATCAGATTGCCGGAAATTCGAGGCGCCACCGCCGCCGTTGTTCCTCCGTCTGTCGCCGAAGATCATTGATGACATACATGATCGAGACGTCGTTATCAATGCCCGATTTGAGTTTTTCGTCATATTCGATTTCGTCCTGAACAAATGCGTAGGATTACAGAACCTTCCGAACTTCATATTCGGCGTATTGGATTAGTTATCCACTCACTCGCAAGTCAATCATAGGTTGATTCATCTAACTTGGTAATTTACTAATATCGTTGAAAATTTAGAAATAACAGACAGTATCTACTTCCTCGATTGAGGCTGAACA is a window encoding:
- the LOC107635519 gene encoding protein FLX-like 2, whose product is MGSKGRMPPPPHMRRPLPPGHGLLHPEQVPPVMHPHPGPFSPFDMLPPPQVMEQKLATQHVEMQRLATENQRLAATHGTLRQELAAAQHELQMLHLQIGTVKAEREQQIRGMLEKIGKMEAELQTAEPIKHELQQARAEAQSLVVSREELIGKAQQLNQELQRVHADVQQIPALITELEHLRQEYQHCRATFDYEKKLYNDHLESLQVMEKNYVSMTREVEKLRAELTNTANVDRRSSGPYGGTSGTNESEPSTFPVGQNAYEDGYAVMQGRGPIPGAGGAVAAAAAATAGAQPGPVSAGAVYDASRGGPGYNTSSGPTYDPQRLTGYDAFRGTTYDSKRGQVFDPQRTGYDPQRALAYDPSRTAGYDAQSRGVAGPHGHAPAANNMPYGSATPPTRGGAGYEAQPRGVNPAVRR
- the LOC110271633 gene encoding polyadenylate-binding protein-interacting protein 11-like — its product is MVVNNDGYIGINAVRNGENCGESYKREMRDLEELLSKLNPMVEDFVPPSFANSHGYLAGPGGATGFGFANNFAMLMEVVQFCEKYNLVQFQELFKEEGVVEHGMFLNNRKNI